A region from the Triticum aestivum cultivar Chinese Spring chromosome 3D, IWGSC CS RefSeq v2.1, whole genome shotgun sequence genome encodes:
- the LOC123078486 gene encoding light-harvesting complex-like protein OHP2, chloroplastic: MSLAPSIPSIKVKVGRIAPPPPYRACRSFAVIRSSKAEGPRRPAAPPLSPPPPMPPKTPALSTPPSLSQPPTPVKPAQPSPPPPETKPAVATAAATPPVGGVVTFEYQRKVAKELQEYFKKKKLEETNQGPFFGWLAKNEIANGRWAMFGFAVGMLTEYATGSDFVEQMKILLSNFGIVDLD, from the exons ATGTCTTTGGCACCTTCCATCCCTTCCATCAAGGTGAAGGTGGGACGCATCGCCCCGCCGCCTCCGTACCGGGCATGCAGGTCGTTCGCCGTGATCAGGAGCTCCAAggccgaggggcccaggagacccGCGGCGCCTCCACTGTCGCCGCCCCCGCCTATGCCTCCCAAGACGCCAGCTCTGTCCACCCCTCCGAGCCTGTCCCAGCCACCGACCCCAGTGAAGCCAGCACAGCCATCACCTCCTCCTCCCGAGACCAAACCGGCAGTGGCCACTGCCGCTGCGACCCCACCGGTGGGAGGGGTTGTGACGTTCGAGTACCAGAGGAAGGTGGCCAAGGAACTACAGGAATacttcaagaagaagaagctggaggagacCAACCAGGGACCCTTCTTTGGGTGGTTGGCCAAGAATGAGATTGCCAATGGAAG ATGGGCTATGTTTGGGTTTGCAGTGGGGATGCTAACAGAGTACGCAACAGGCTCGGATTTCGTTGAGCAAATGAAGATCCTTCTCTCCAATTTTGGGATTGTGGATTTGGATTGA
- the LOC123078485 gene encoding putative pentatricopeptide repeat-containing protein At5g09950 gives MNRKLPPFPHLTLRFSSSSSSSSASPSPPPPRRLPPPVPLRDLLAHRLPLLHSPAPPPRSSPPVHPHADLLLRRRSGEATPESLHLELVKRGLTHDLFLSNHLVNSYAKSSRLACARQVFDCMLERNAVSWTCLVSGYVLSGITDEAFRVFRAMLGVGSECSRPTSFTFGSVLRACQDAGPDKLGFAVQVHGLVSKTVYASNTTVCNALISMYGNCSVGLPIQAQQVFDSTPVRDIITWNALMSVYAKKGHVVSTFTLFTAMLRDDSAIELRPNEHTFGSLITATTVSSCSSRVLEQVLARVLNSGSSGDLYVGSALVSAFARHGMLDEAKNIFLSLKERNAVTLNGLIVGLVKQHCSEEAVGIFMGTRDSVVVNADTYVVLLGAIAEFSVPEDGLMKGTELHGHVLRTGLIDLKIAISNSLVNMYAKCGAIDKACRVFQLLCTRDRVSWNTIISVLDQNGYCEGAMMKYCMMRQDCISPSNFAAISGLSSCASLRLLSAGQQVHCDAVKWGLDLDTSVSNALVKMYGECGARFECWEVFNSMAEHDVVSWNSIMGVMANLRAPIAESVEVFSKMMRSGLAPNKVTFVNLLATLSPSCVLELGKQVHAVVLKHGAIEDTAVDNALMSCYAKSGDMDSCEQLFSEISGRRDAVSWNSMISGYIYNGHLQEAIDSVWLMMHSDQVMDCCTFSIVLNACASVAALERGMEMHAFGIRSQLESDVVVESALVDMYSKCGKIGYASKVFSSMNQKNEFSWNSMISGYARHGLGRKALEIFEEMQQSGANPDHVTFITVLSACSHAGLVDRGLEYFEMMEDHGILPQIEHYSCVIDLLGRAGKLMKIREYIRRMPMKPNTLIWRTVLVACRQSKDRDKIDMGLEASRMLLELEPQNPVNYVLASNFYAATGRWEDTAKTRAAMGGAGVKKEAGRSWVTLGDGVHTFIAGDRSHPNTKEIYEKLSVLIQKIRNAGYVPMTEFALYDLEEENKEELLNYHSEKLAVAFVLTRSSSGVPIRIMKNLRVCGDCHTAFRYISHAIGRQIILRDAIRFHHFEDGKCSCGDYW, from the coding sequence ATGAACCGCAAACTCCCGCCGTTCCCCCACCTCACACtccgcttctcctcctcctcctcctccagctccgcatcgccttccccgccgccgcctcgccgcctcccaccTCCAGTGCCACTACGCGACCTCCTCGCCCACCGTCTCCCACTTCTGCATTCGCCCGCCCCTCCTCCTCGATCGTCACCGCCGGTGCATCCTCACGCTGacctcctcctccgtcgccgcaGCGGAGAGGCTACACCGGAGAGCCTCCACCTCGAGCTCGTGAAGCGAGGGCTCACCCATGACCTCTTCCTCTCAAACCATCTCGTTAACTCCTACGCTAAAAGCTCGCGCCTGGCCTGCGCGCGCCAGGTGTTCGACTGTATGCTGGAACGGAACGCCGTTTCCTGGACCTGCCTGGTATCTGGGTACGTGCTGTCAGGGATCACCGATGAGGCCTTCCGGGTGTTCCGCGCAATGCTGGGGGTCGGTTCCGAGTGCAGCAGGCCCACGTCATTTACCTTCGGGAGCGTGCTCCGGGCGTGCCAGGATGCTGGACCAGACAAGTTGGGATTTGCGGTGCAGGTCCATGGATTGGTATCAAAGACTGTGTATGCATCGAATACAACGGTGTGCAACGCCTTGATCTCGATGTACGGTAATTGCTCTGTTGGTCTGCCCATCCAAGCGCAGCAGGTGTTTGATTCCACGCCAGTCAGGGACATCATCACGTGGAATGCCTTGATGTCTGTCTATGCTAAGAAAGGGCATGTGGTTTCGACATTTACTTTGTTCACGGCAATGCTGCGTGATGACTCAGCAATTGAGTTGAGACCAAACGAGCATACTTTTGGGAGCTTAATCACTGCGACAACTGTGTCCTCCTGCAGCTCAAGAGTGCTTGAGCAAGTGCTCGCAAGGGTGCTCAATTCGGGCAGCTCAGGTGACCTCTATGTGGGGAGTGCTCTTGTTAGTGCATTCGCGAGACATGGCATGCTTGATGAAGCTAAgaacatttttcttagtttgaaAGAGAGAAATGCAGTTACCTTGAATGGTTTGATCGTGGGCTTGGTTAAGCAGCACTGCAGTGAAGAAGCAGTGGGGATTTTCATGGGGACTAGGGATTCAGTTGTTGTCAATGCAGACACATATGTTGTGTTGCTCGGTGCGATAGCGGAGTTTTCTGTACCAGAAGATGGGTTGATGAAAGGTACGGAACTCCATGGGCATGTTCTTAGAACTGGACTTATTGATTTGAAAATTGCTATCAGTAATAGTCTGGTTAATATGTACGCCAAATGTGGTGCCATTGATAAAGCCTGTAGAGTTTTCCAGTTGCTTTGTACAAGGGATCGGGTTTCCTGGAACACCATTATCTCAGTTCTTGATCAGAATGGTTACTGTGAAGGTGCAATGATGAAGTACTGCATGATGAGACAAGATTGTATAAGTCCGTCAAACTTTGCAGCAATTAGTGGCTTGAGTTCATGTGCAAGTTTGAGACTTTTGTCTGCAGGCCAGCAAGTACATTGTGATGCTGTAAAGTGGGGACTGGATTTAGACACCTCTGTTTCAAATGCACTGGTTAAAATGTATGGAGAATGTGGAGCTAGGTTTGAGTGCTGGGAAGTTTTCAACTCTATGGCTGAACATGATGTAGTTTCCTGGAATTCTATCATGGGTGTCATGGCCAATTTGCGAGCACCTATTGCTGAATCGGTAGAAGTTTTCTCCAAAATGATGAGGAGTGGGTTGGCCCCAAATAAGGTTACATTCGTTAACTTATTGGCTACATTGTCGCCATCGTGTGTGCTTGAATTGGGAAAGCAGGTTCATGCTGTGGTGCTAAAGCATGGAGCTATAGAAGATACTGCAGTTGATAATGCTCTAATGTCCTGTTATGCTAAGTCAGGAGACATGGATTCGTGTGAGCAGCTGTTTTCGGAAATTTCTGGCAGAAGGGATGCTGTCTCATGGAATTCAATGATTTCAGGGTACATCTATAATGGCCATTTGCAGGAGGCTATAGACTCTGTTTGGCTTATGATGCACAGTGACCAAGTGATGGATTGCTGCACCTTCTCCATTGTACTGAATGCATGTGCCTCTGTGGCAGCATTAGAGCGTGGAATGGAGATGCATGCTTTTGGTATTAGGTCACAGCTCGAGTCTGATGTTGTGGTTGAGAGTGCTCTTGTTGATATGTACTCAAAGTGTGGAAAGATAGGCTATGCCTCAAAGGTGTTCAGTTCCATGAATCAGAAAAATGAGTTCTCGTGGAACTCTATGATTTCTGGTTATGCAAGACATGGTCTTGGAAGAAAAGCTTTGGAGATATTTGAAGAAATGCAGCAAAGTGGAGCAAATCCAGACCATGTCACATTTATCACTGTTCTATCTGCCTGTAGTCATGCTGGATTGGTAGACAGAGGTCTAGAGTACTTTGAAATGATGGAGGACCATGGTATATTACCTCAGATTGAACATTATTCTTGTGTTATAGACCTTCTTGGTCGAGCTGGCAAGCTCATGAAGATACGAGAATACATCAGAAGAATGCCAATGAAACCAAATACTCTCATATGGAGGACTGTATTAGTTGCTTGTCGACAATCGAAGGACAGGGACAAGATAGATATGGGGCTAGAAGCTTCAAGGATGCTTTTGGAACTAGAACCTCAAAATCCTGTAAACTATGTTCTTGCATCTAACTTTTATGCAGCAACAGGAAGGTGGGAAGATACAGCCAAAACCCGAGCTGCAATGGGGGGAGCAGGAGTGAAAAAAGAGGCTGGTCGTAGTTGGGTAACCCTAGGTGATGGAGTCCATACCTTTATTGCTGGAGATAGATCACATCCGAACACCAAAGAAATATATGAAAAGCTGAGTGTTTTGATTCAGAAGATAAGGAATGCCGGTTATGTTCCAATGACAGAGTTTGCCCTGTATGATCTTGAAGAAGAGAACAAAGAGGAATTGCTAAATTATCATAGTGAAAAGCTTGCAGTTGCCTTTGTTTTGACTCGCTCCTCCTCAGGTGTCCCCATAAGAATCATGAAGAACCTTCGGGTTTGTGGAGATTGTCACACGGCATTTAGATACATATCTCACGCTATTGGCCGACAAATCATTTTAAGGGATGCCATCCGATTCCACCATTTTGAGGATGGAAAGTGTTCTTGTGGGGATTACTGGTAG